GGTCGCTGGCTGTTGTAGAACCTGATATACCTGGTCAACGAGGCTTTGGCTTGGGCGACTGAATCGTAGGCATGCAGATAGACCTCTTCGTATTTGATCGATTTCCA
The Gammaproteobacteria bacterium genome window above contains:
- a CDS encoding transposase, which produces WKSIKYEEVYLHAYDSVAQAKASLTRYIRFYNSQRPHRSLDGLTPDTVYFSSPPAKLAA